The segment TATGTTGTAAACTTTAATAAGCCAGGCACCATTGGTATCCTTCAACCCAAACAACAGCCAGCTCTTTGGATCACTCTTCCGGAAGGCAGCATTAGCAGCTCCATTCGCTTTAATGCGACCCATGAGATGCTGGTTGCTGATTATCGCAAACATCAAATTTTGAAAATTGATCTTTCCAGCAAAAAAACATCTGTCTTTGCGAAAAACAGCGAAATGAATCAACCCAATGATTTCGCCATAGCTAAGAACGGAGATCTGTATCTTAGCGATCCCTCTTGGAGTTCAAAAAAACCAGGTCGCATTTGGACTTTAGATCAGAATAAGAAATTTCACTCTTTGGCTACGGATCTGAAAGCCGTCAATGGCATTGATTTAAGCCCCGATGAAACAAAACTTTATTTCACCGAGTCCATCAGCGGCGGACTTTACGTTTATGACCTAAAAGATCAACAGCTCACCAATAAGAAACTTCTCTATCAGTTTAAAAAAGACACAGTCGATGGGATCCGAGTCGATATGGCCGGAACTATTTATGTGGCAAGAATTACGGAAGGCCGAATCGATAGAATCTCCCCTGCGGGAAAGCTACTGAATTCAATTCAGACAAAGGGAAAAGAGCCTAACAACATGGCCTTTGGTGGTCCGGACGGCAAAACCTTGTATGTCACCATCAGAGACCTTGGAAATATAGAATCATTCACGGTCCCCGAAGCGGGCCGTGAATGGAAGTTGCAGCATTAGTTCTTATTGTCAGAGCAGATTAGCAAGGGTTTAAAAAATTCAGGCTTATGAAAGTTTGGTTTTACCTGCGGGGGCAAAGACAAACTCCAAAAACTGCGACCTGGGGATTTACCAAGGATTGAGTAGGCATTCCCAACGATTAATGAAGGATCACCATTCCAACCCAAATTTCGCAGAGGGATTCCCATTTCTGCTTTCCAACCTGTTTCAGTGCGAAGCACTTGGTGCACCATTCCCATATTGATGTTTTCCACAAAAGGCTTCTTGAGGTCATCGACACGAACTTCAAAAGTATTGTTATAAGGACTGAGTTCAAACTCATAGTAAGGCATTGAACTTGCGTTTCCCGAAACGGATATAAACAACTCAACGACGTCCCCTTGATAAGGATATTCTTTCGGACCCAATTTTTCTTTCGCATTGATGACATCAGAGCGAACTTCGAACTGGGCGATCAACATCTCCCCATCAAGCCGAAACTGCACATCCACCGGCTGAGTCAGAATTGACTGCGCAGGATAAGACAATTGCAAGGACTGCACGGCCTGAACATTTGTACAATCACTGGCTTGAACCAATGATGTCGATAGTAAGATGGCTCCTAAGACAACTGATTTTAGTCCCATAGATTAAGATCCTTTTTTCAGAGGAATGCTTTGCGCATGGGCAAAGAAATTATTTGGATCATGCTGCACTTTAATATCTATAAGCCGTTGTAAGTTGTTGCCCCAATAAGCTCGGGCATAGTCTTTAATATCTAAGTCGCAGTAATTGAAATATGCGGCACCTGACATATAAGGTCTTAAAGCATCGTGAAAGGTCTTCATGGTTTCAAGTTTGGCCTTTCCGTCGGCTTCTTTAAACCATTGAGTATAATATTGAAGTGAACTGACGGTCCCTGTGCGATGAGCAAAGGCCGTGGCATCGTCAGCGACATCACGAATAGCGCCACCATAGCTGTCGAAGATCACATCAATCCCTGAGGGAATTTTTTTAAGTAAAACGGCAATTCCCTCATCACTCATGACTTGTTTGATGTAATCAGATTTGCCTTTCATGAAGATATATTCCTGATCAAAGCTACCACCAAAGTGACGAACTGAAGACATGAAGTCCAAATCTTTGATGTTTAAAGATTCGGGCTGAGCGATCGCTGACAGTCTCGCCAGCTCACTGCGCAGAATATTTTCTGTACCTACGGTCTGACCAAGCGCTCGCACGTTAATCAGCCCATCTTTGCCTCTGCTTACTTTCATCAACGAAGTGATTTCACGAGGGGATTCTGGCGCCCATTGCTGCCATGTTTTCATCAATTGAGCTGCCACCTCTGGAGAAACTTTCCAGCTCATGCCGTAGGTATAAACGTGGGAAACTTCATGAGTTTTGAACTGCAATTTTGTGACGATTCCAAAGCTGCCGGCACCACCACCGCGCAAAGCCCAGAATAGATCCTTATTTTCGTCGGCACTGCACTGAATGATCTCACCCTTTGCATTCACCATTTCCACTTTCAACAAGCTGTCACAAGCAAGCCCCAAAGGACGAGCCAGAAGGCCATAGCCTCCGCCCAAGGTGTGACCAGTGATTCCCACTGTCGGGCAAGATCCCGCCGGAACCGCTCGCCCGTCTTTTGCCAACTCTGTATAGACATTGCCGAGAAGTGCGCCCGCGCCAGCGATAAAAGTCTGTTTGTCAGATGAAATTTGGAATTGGCTCATAGGACGGGTGTCAATGATAAGACCAGTCCCCTGCGAGAGCCCCTCGAAGGAATGCCCACCGCTACGGACTGCCAATGGAACCTTATTGGCCTGCGCCCATTGAATGGAAATCGCCACAGCCTGAGGTGTAGAGCATAAAACTCTGACGATAGGGGTTTTTAAAGTTCTTTTATTGAAAGCTTGTTGGTAAGACGCAAACTGCGCATCTTGTGGCACCAAGATCATTGCTTGATCTGCGGGAAGGGAGTTTTTCAAGTCTCGAATTGAGACAGTCTGCCCATGCGCCGTCGATAAGAAGACCGAATCCAGCAAGCTGGAAGCGATTACAGATTGAGCAACTAAAGCACCACCGAATTTTAAAAATGTACGTCTTTTCATAACAGAGGTGAAAAGCAAAGATCATGACCAGTCAGTTCAAATCAGCGACCTTTCATAACCATATAAATAGCTGCCGCACAATTTCGGCCACACCTGTTTAGTTCTTAGTCAGTGTAGTTGCCTCACGATAACGGTGAGATCCCTCCAATTCTTGAAGGATGACACTGGACGAGGCCCCACTTAAGGCGAATTTGAAATTTGGCATCTCCTCGCCACAAATCTGTTGTGTTTAATAGAACAAACACTGTCACAACATTGAATAGCACTGATGCAAAATCTAAAATGAAGGAGTAACTGCCCGGCAAGCGCTAGGTTCGGAAGGAAGGGGTTGTGGCTTGAACAGTCGCTGGTTTCCACTCATTCTTCTTCTCAATTTTCTATTTGCGTCTGGAGGATGTGCGACTTCCAAATCTAGTAAAAACGAAGAAGTCCGAATCTCAGAAATGGAAATTCAAGAAGAGCTACAACGCTTCGCCACACAGTTCTTGGAACGAACCAATCAGGCGATGATCCCGATTATGTTATCCAACGACCCTATCGCAAAAAATATAGCCATGCACCAAGTCCTCCGTCTTTCCTCGTCAGCCCTCGAGATTGCCACCGGTCCTCGAGCTGAAATGAATCTTCTGGATATGATGGCCTTCGTTCGCCTCAATCAGGACGCTCTTAGAGATCACTGGGTTCCGAAAGTTTACAAAGCGAGCGGAGAAAATCTGCTGACAGCTTTTGCTGACTCCGAGCGAGACATCACCGCTATTGCCAATGAACGACTAACCCCTGAGCAAAGGTCAACATTTGACCGACTTTTGCAATCCTGGCGGGAAGAAAACCCGAATTTTGTGATGGTCGAAGGTGTTCGCCTGACTGACTTTGCCAAACATGCTGGGATCATCGAAAGAAATCGATCTGAACAAATAGACGGTTTGATTTCAGGAATTAAAGGTGCTGTCTCAACCGCTGATCAGGCGATTCTTTTAGCCAATAGAGCCATATTTTTGGGACAACGCATGCCGTTCCTTTTACGCTTACAAGCGCGAATTGGAGTGCAGGAAATTCTTACGGACTCAATGAAACAGTTTTCTTCTGTAGGTGAAATTACTGACAAGTCCAACGAATTTACCCAAAACCTTTCCGACGTTTTGACTCAACTCAATGAGGCCATGCGACAAGCTGGGCCTTTACTAAAAGAATATCGCCAAAATTTTCCCTACGATCCGAATTCCACTTTAGGGGAAAAGCTCACCACCGCAAACCAGACTGTTGTGGAGTTGCGTAAGCTGGTCTCTGATCTTAGCAGTTTATCAACGTCTGAAGTTCAAAAAGGAACCCGAGAGATCCGCCAACAAATGAATGAACTGATTTGGGATGCAGCAAAGGCTTTGGCATTGATTGGTTCCCTGCTGATTGGACTCTGGTGGCTGGGATATTACCTGGTAAAACGCAAACGGGCTCATTGAAGATAACCAAAAACGAAAAAGGGCAGCCTATTCAAGCTGCCCTTCCCATTTCATATGTTTTCTTACTCTTTAAATTAGCCTAACAATTTCAAAGCCAATTGCTGAGACTGATTCGCTTGACCTAGAACCGACACACCCGCCTGCAACAAGATGTTATTTCTTGTCATTTCAGATGTCTCTGCCGCTACGTCAGTGTCGCGGATTCGAGAGTTTGCCGCTGACAAGTTTTCATCTGAGATCAACAAGTTATTGGATGTTGAAACCAAACGATTTTGTAGAGCACCAAAGTTCGCACGAATCGCATTCACTGAAGTGAGTGCATTGTCGACCGTAGCCAAAGAGAGCTGTGCGCCTTCCTTCGTTGCCACTGATTCTGCTGTCAGGCCCAAAGCCTCGAGAGAAGAATTCGCAGCACCGGAGTTGAAGCTGATGCGATCCTGGAAAGCATCATTGTTCACGCCCACTTGAATATCGATCATTCCGCCAGTTCCGTTCAGAAGATCGTATCCGTTGAACTTCGTCGACTCAGTAATACGCTGAACCTCTGACTTCAATTGTTGATACTCAACATCCAAGAACTTTCTTTCTGTGTCACCGATCGTGTCTGATGCGGCCTGAACACCTAGTTCTCTGAAACGAATCAACATATTGGAAACTTCGTTTAAGCTTCCCTCTGCGACTTGCACAAGTGAAATACCATCATTGGCATTTCGGTTGGCTTGTCTAATACCGCGAATTTGTCCTTTTAAGTTTTCGCTAATCGCAAGTCCCGCAGCATCGTCCGCAGCTTGATTGATTCTCATTCCAGAGGCCAATCTTGCCATTGATTTATCTGCGTTGATTCGTGTCATATAAAGGTTTTTTTGCGCATTCAACGCCGACACGTTCGTACCAATTCTTAATCCCATTCTATCCTCCGTGTTTCATGTGTTTCTTCCTCCGTGAAGTATTGCCATCCATTGGCTTAAGGCGCGATCCGTGCACCTGTTAATTAATAACTTGCTTACACCCCGGCTTCGCCGAAGTTGGAGTTTGTGAATCAAGCTCCGCTAAACTTATCGACAAAATAATGAATCATCTCGAGTCCAGATTTTTATTTTCTTTTTTATTTTTTTGATTTCTTCAGAGAGAAAATTTAGAACGCGCACACAGCGCAGAGAAATGAAAACAAGAACACGCGCCAAAGCTGGCGACATCATCGAGAGATAAGCTCCCGGAATATAATCCTACCCTATTTTCAATTGTCCATTTTCCATTCTCGATAAATGTGGCCACCACATTTATGATGGCCACGGTCGCAGGAAACAGATCAATTATTCAGCTCCATTTAGAGAGCTATCGGGCTTACACCGGGACCGCCGCAAAGCGGTCCCTTATTGAGGGTGATCTTGATCATGAAGACAAGATCGGGAACCTAGGTCACTCGAGGTTAGTCGTTAGACTAACCTTGGAATGACTTGTTCAAGAGTCCTAGTGCTACGTTCGCTTGTTGGTTCGCTTGCGCTAGTACACTAGTACCTGCTTGCAACAAGATATTATTTCTAGTCATTTCAGAAGTCTCTTCAGCCACATCCACATCTCTGATACGAGAGTTAGCTGCTGACATATTCTCAACTGATACTTGGATATTCGAAACAGTTGATTGTAGACGATTCTGAATCGCACCGAAGTCGGCTCTCATCGCTGAGACGCTCACGATTGCTGTATCAATTGCTGCTAGTGCATTTTGTGCAGAAGCTTTATCCGCTACAGAAGTCAGATTCACTCCCAATGCTGCAGAGTTCGCATCCGCTTTAGAAGCATCGAAAGAGATACGGTCGATTTCTGGATTATTTCTAGTACCAACTTGGAAGTCCAAGATAGAACCAGTTCCTGCCAAAAGTTGAGTTCCATTGAACTCTGTACCTTCGGAGATACGGTCGATCTCTGATACAAGTTGATCATATTCCACATTGAGGAACTGACGCTCAGTCGGTCCAACAGTGTCAGAAGCTGATTGCACTGAAAGTTCTCTAAGACGAATGAGGATCGAAGAGATCTCATTCATGGAACCCTCTGCCACTTGGACTAGAGAGATACCGTCTTGAGCATTTCGTGAAGCCTGTTTAAGACCGCGAACTTGAGCTTTTAAATTCTCAGAGATCGCTAATCCCGCAGCATCATCACCAGCGCGGTTGATACGGAATCCTGAAGCGAGCTTTTCCATGCTCTTATCAAGACCAATCTTCGTTCCCCACAAAACTCTTTGTGCATTCAACGAAGCTGTATTCGTGTTAATACGTAAACCCATAATTCCTCCTCCTTGAAGATTTGCCGAGTTTCAATCCATGAAACTCGTGACACCCGTTTGGTGCCGATGGGCGGTTCATTCTTACTGTACTCATCGGAGCACCACAGAATTCCTAAAGTGATACGTCTCAAAAAAGTGCATTTCTAGCCCCAAGTCCAGTGGGTACGCCGTACCTTTTTGAGGCTCAATGCGTCACCTAAGGTGCTGAAATCATTTGATAAAAATTCTCTTTAGGTGATTTAGAGAGAGGCAGAAAAATGTCTCAAAAAAGATCTCAAAGATGATTCACTCCGAATTAGATCAAGTGGTCCTCGAGCCAGTGAGGCCCAGAATCCCTATCACGAGCGAAACCAAACTCTCTTCTTCGGAGTGCAAGTTGAATGGCCTCTTTGGTTTCATCTTCATAACCTGAATTCAACCATTGCAGTTTTTTGAAAGGATCTTGAATGATCTCTAGATTGTCATAGGCCGGAATGTGCTGATACTCCAATCCCAACAAACCACGAAGAGTGCTGAATGGATAATCTTCCACTCGAGAACAGATCCCCGCATGCACGGGATTTCTATATATGTATTTATAAGCATGCTGATAGTGAATGGAGTTCTTAATCACCGTCCAATGATAGGGACCACCAAACACTTGATTCACTTTTCCTGCACGCTCCCCGATTCGCTTACTCACTTCTCGCATGAAATAGTTCATCGCCTTATCGAGATTTGCCTCCGGTGTTGAGATCAGCATATGGAAGTGATTACTCATAAGTACAAATGAATGAACACGAACATCGTACTCCCTCCATATATAATGAAGGTAATGTGCAAATATCATCCAAACATCCTCTTGGGGCAGCGCGAACCATTCTTTGTTCACGGTGCGAGCGGTTACGTGATAAGGGTACTCAGCTGTTGGGTAGAATTTTTTTCTCGGCATGCCAAACCCGATATCAATAGATAGGCCATATCCCGAAGCCCAGCCCTAGGGATTGGGGACCAATTCCTAATTCGAATCTCGACTTTTCTGACTCATTGACAGAACATAAAGCCACTGTCTACATAGGCATTATCCGCGACAATGCTGCGCCGAGCCTCAAAGGCTGGTTAGATGCCCACCTTTGGTGGGACCGGCGCACCTCAGCCCAAGGAGTGATGATGGAAATTCGGGATCCTGTTCATGGTTCTATTTATTATGCTGATCCTGAGGTGGCTGTCTTGGATACGGCTGAGTATCAGCGTCTTAGAGCTATTAAGCAGCTTGGGTTTTCGGAGTTTAGTTTCCCTGGGGCGACTCATAACCGCTATATTCACTCCATTGGTGTCGCGCATTTGGCGAGCTTGGTGTTTGACTCGATCTTTAAGGTCTATCCTTTCTCGAAGCCTTCTGTGAAAACTCGCTTCCGTCAGGTTGTGCGTTTGGCGGCTCTTCTTCATGACGTGGGTCACGGTCCGTTGAGCCATACCACTGAGTTGGTCATGCCGCAGCTTTCTGAGTTGGATATTAAAATCTACGAAGAAGAGCAAAAGTACGGCGATGCCGCTCATACAGTGATGTATAAAAATCGCAAAGCGAATCACGAGGATTATACAATCAAGTATGTCACTGATTCGCCGATCTCTGAAACGATCAAAGCGCAGTTTCCTGATATCTCGCCTGTGCATATCGCTTGCTTGATTGATAAGGCCCTGCACTGCCCGGATGACTTCTTTATCGATGCCGGTGTGGACTTCCGCCCGATTCTTTCTCAGTTGGTCAGCAGTGAGATCGATGCGGATCGCATGGACTATCTAGAGCGCGATTCTTATTTCTGTGGAACGAACTACGGTAAAATTGATTCCAACTGGTTGATTCAGAACATGACCTTCCACCGCGTGGAAAATCAACTGTACCTGGCAATGAACCGCCGTGCGCTTTATTCCTTCGATGATTTTTTGATCTCGCGCCATCATATGCATTTGATGGTTTACGGTCATCACAAGAGCATCATCTATGAAGAGATGCTCAATCGCTATCTGACTTCAGAGGATTGCACTTTCAAACTTCCAGGCGATATCAAAGAGTACACTCTGTACAACGACTATCGTCTGCATGAGCACTTAAGAAGCGTTTCAAATCCTTGGGCGCGCCGAATCGCTGAACGCCGTCCATTCAAGGTTTTATTGGAACAACATAACACCACAGAGTCAGAGCGTCCTGAGTACATGAAAAATCTTTTGGAAAAAGAAGGCTTGGAAGTCATCTGGGCCAGCTCAAAAGCACGTCTGTCGAAGTATCACACTGCTTCGCCAGAGGAACGTGCCGCGCAGATTTTCGTCGTCGATCAGTTCGATCCGTGGAGCAAACCCACTCCAATCAACCAATCGACCGAGATCTTCAAACGCTACGAAGGAACACGTATCATTGATCGTATCTATGTGGCGCCTGAAGAATTCGCACAAGCCGAGAAGATTCTGAAAGCACAAAAATACTAGAAATTAGGAAGGGCGAATGGCTGTCGAGTGAGCATCTTCGGCAGCAGCCCAGTTCTTCAGATACTCAGTCATTTGCGCCGGAGCAAGATCATGCCCTAAAGCCGACATCAGTTCTTTCGGCGATACGATCCCACCTTTTTTACTGAGGAAGCGAGTACGAATCGTACCCCAGGCGACCGCTTCACCACCGCTCATAAACGTGTGTTCGATATAGATATACTTATCATCCCAGAAGACAAGCTTGGTCTGAATCTCAAACTTCTGAAAAAGCTTAAGCGATTTTCTGAAACGCAAACGTTCCGCAACCACCACCGGATACCAGCCTTTAGAGCTGATCGTATCCAATGCCCCGATGCGAATCATATAGTCCGTGCGAGCCAGATCCTGCAAAGAAAAATACACGCCATTATTCATATGACGAAGAACATCCAGATCTGTCGGCAGTACTCGAAAAGGAGTCGGACACACATCCAACACGCCAAGCTTGCTGCGAAATCTAGAGATTATATAAGTCCAAATAAGTCGGAAAAAGAGATTCATGAATCTTCCCTAAGACAGAGCGAATCTTTGTCCATTCATCGTGGCTCCCATCGGGCTTACCAGGAATGCAATTGTTTGGGAAATCTTATCGGCCTCTGTGATTTTCAAAGAGGGATCTATGGTTTTCATTTTTTCCATCGCTTCTTTGATCGATTTTGATTCCGGGTCATGAGCCAAAATGTATTCTTCTGTCAGAGCCACGGACAACGAGTTCACAGTCACATTGAACTCACTTGTTTGCTTAGCCAAAGCTTGAGTGAACTGTATAAGTCCGGAACGAACCGCCTGCGCCACAAGATCTTCTTTAATCTTTGCCACGGGAGATTCATTCATCAAAAAGATCACGCGACCTTTTTTGCGGCTCTTGAGGTAGGCCATCACACTTTGTGTGATCATCAAAGGAAGCTTCAAATGCTTTTCAATCAAGCCATCAAAGTTTTCAATCGTGCCATCAAACTTCATTGGCGAAGGTTGCTGAATCATCAGTGCATCAATATAGATATCAAGGCCACCGAAGGTCTGAGCCGCTTTGCCGACCGCATCTTTGATTTGCTCTGGAGTTTTAAACTCCCCTTGAATCACCATCGCTCGGCCGTATTTGTCGTTGATCTCGCGTGCATCATTGATTTGATTGGTAAATGCAGAGGCCACGGATTTATCTGGATCCAAGATCACACAATCCGCACCCAAACGAGTCAGTGTCAGCACGATGCTGGAAACTGTGGTCGTCATGGGGCCCGAAATAAGTGCGACTCTTTGATGTAAATTCAATCCGTTATCCATGATGCTCCTTCAACGTTCTTCAAATTATGCGCCGAGCCTCAAAAAGGTACGCCGTACCTGAAAGGCGTCCCTTATAGTTTTTCGATGATGATGGCTATGCCTTGGCCGCCGCCAATGCAGGCTGAGCCGAGGGCGTATTTGGCGTTACGGCGGTGTAGTTCATAGACCAGGTGGTTCATGATACGTGTGCCTGATGCGCCAAGGGGATGTCCGACTGCGATCGCGCCACCGTTGACATTTGATTTTGCGGGATCCAATCCGAGTTCTTTTTCCACAGCGAGGTATTGAGCCGCAAAGGCTTCGTTGACTTCAACGAGGTCCATTTGCTCGAGTTTCAAACCAGCTTTTTCAAGGGCCTTGCGAGCGGCACCGGCAGGACCGATACCCATGATCGAAGGATCACAACCGACAGAGGCGTAGCTGACAATACGAGCGAGAGGCTTCAAGCCCAATTCTTTCGCTTTGCTTTCGCCCATCAACAAAGAGCAAGCCGCGCCGTCGACGATGCCGGAAGCACCGGCTGCAGTAACGATGCCGTCTTTTTTGAAAACGGGTTTCAAAGTTGCTAATTTATCCAACGCTGAATCTGGCTTTGGATGCTCGTCCTTATCAACTACGACCGCACCTTTGCGAGTTTCCACCGTGACCGGAGTAATCTCTTCCGCGAAGTAACCTTTTTTAAAGGCGGCATCGTATCTTTGT is part of the Bdellovibrio svalbardensis genome and harbors:
- a CDS encoding acetyl-CoA C-acetyltransferase, with protein sequence MEKIVFIAGKRTPFGAFGGSLKDVSGTDLGVAAAKATLEQAGLSAEKVDHVIFGNVVQSSADAAYLPRHIGLKTGVPVGVGALGVNRLCGSGFQSWVNAVQMIQTGEATVVLAGGVEQMSLIPYVARKVRFDGMRMGNFELEDMMTGALTDTYTKTPMAITAENLAVKYNITREQADKYSIQSQQRYDAAFKKGYFAEEITPVTVETRKGAVVVDKDEHPKPDSALDKLATLKPVFKKDGIVTAAGASGIVDGAACSLLMGESKAKELGLKPLARIVSYASVGCDPSIMGIGPAGAARKALEKAGLKLEQMDLVEVNEAFAAQYLAVEKELGLDPAKSNVNGGAIAVGHPLGASGTRIMNHLVYELHRRNAKYALGSACIGGGQGIAIIIEKL
- a CDS encoding acyl-CoA thioesterase; the encoded protein is MNLFFRLIWTYIISRFRSKLGVLDVCPTPFRVLPTDLDVLRHMNNGVYFSLQDLARTDYMIRIGALDTISSKGWYPVVVAERLRFRKSLKLFQKFEIQTKLVFWDDKYIYIEHTFMSGGEAVAWGTIRTRFLSKKGGIVSPKELMSALGHDLAPAQMTEYLKNWAAAEDAHSTAIRPS
- a CDS encoding HD domain-containing protein, producing MMEIRDPVHGSIYYADPEVAVLDTAEYQRLRAIKQLGFSEFSFPGATHNRYIHSIGVAHLASLVFDSIFKVYPFSKPSVKTRFRQVVRLAALLHDVGHGPLSHTTELVMPQLSELDIKIYEEEQKYGDAAHTVMYKNRKANHEDYTIKYVTDSPISETIKAQFPDISPVHIACLIDKALHCPDDFFIDAGVDFRPILSQLVSSEIDADRMDYLERDSYFCGTNYGKIDSNWLIQNMTFHRVENQLYLAMNRRALYSFDDFLISRHHMHLMVYGHHKSIIYEEMLNRYLTSEDCTFKLPGDIKEYTLYNDYRLHEHLRSVSNPWARRIAERRPFKVLLEQHNTTESERPEYMKNLLEKEGLEVIWASSKARLSKYHTASPEERAAQIFVVDQFDPWSKPTPINQSTEIFKRYEGTRIIDRIYVAPEEFAQAEKILKAQKY
- a CDS encoding carbohydrate-binding family 9-like protein; this translates as MGLKSVVLGAILLSTSLVQASDCTNVQAVQSLQLSYPAQSILTQPVDVQFRLDGEMLIAQFEVRSDVINAKEKLGPKEYPYQGDVVELFISVSGNASSMPYYEFELSPYNNTFEVRVDDLKKPFVENINMGMVHQVLRTETGWKAEMGIPLRNLGWNGDPSLIVGNAYSILGKSPGRSFWSLSLPPQVKPNFHKPEFFKPLLICSDNKN
- a CDS encoding SDR family NAD(P)-dependent oxidoreductase; its protein translation is MDNGLNLHQRVALISGPMTTTVSSIVLTLTRLGADCVILDPDKSVASAFTNQINDAREINDKYGRAMVIQGEFKTPEQIKDAVGKAAQTFGGLDIYIDALMIQQPSPMKFDGTIENFDGLIEKHLKLPLMITQSVMAYLKSRKKGRVIFLMNESPVAKIKEDLVAQAVRSGLIQFTQALAKQTSEFNVTVNSLSVALTEEYILAHDPESKSIKEAMEKMKTIDPSLKITEADKISQTIAFLVSPMGATMNGQRFALS
- a CDS encoding transposase, giving the protein MPRKKFYPTAEYPYHVTARTVNKEWFALPQEDVWMIFAHYLHYIWREYDVRVHSFVLMSNHFHMLISTPEANLDKAMNYFMREVSKRIGERAGKVNQVFGGPYHWTVIKNSIHYQHAYKYIYRNPVHAGICSRVEDYPFSTLRGLLGLEYQHIPAYDNLEIIQDPFKKLQWLNSGYEDETKEAIQLALRRREFGFARDRDSGPHWLEDHLI
- a CDS encoding flagellin N-terminal helical domain-containing protein, whose product is MGLRINTNTASLNAQRVLWGTKIGLDKSMEKLASGFRINRAGDDAAGLAISENLKAQVRGLKQASRNAQDGISLVQVAEGSMNEISSILIRLRELSVQSASDTVGPTERQFLNVEYDQLVSEIDRISEGTEFNGTQLLAGTGSILDFQVGTRNNPEIDRISFDASKADANSAALGVNLTSVADKASAQNALAAIDTAIVSVSAMRADFGAIQNRLQSTVSNIQVSVENMSAANSRIRDVDVAEETSEMTRNNILLQAGTSVLAQANQQANVALGLLNKSFQG
- a CDS encoding SMP-30/gluconolactonase/LRE family protein, whose translation is MILNILFLALFTRADFYQSQAISEKGLFTKGIEGPAVDVNGNLYVVNFNKPGTIGILQPKQQPALWITLPEGSISSSIRFNATHEMLVADYRKHQILKIDLSSKKTSVFAKNSEMNQPNDFAIAKNGDLYLSDPSWSSKKPGRIWTLDQNKKFHSLATDLKAVNGIDLSPDETKLYFTESISGGLYVYDLKDQQLTNKKLLYQFKKDTVDGIRVDMAGTIYVARITEGRIDRISPAGKLLNSIQTKGKEPNNMAFGGPDGKTLYVTIRDLGNIESFTVPEAGREWKLQH
- a CDS encoding flagellin N-terminal helical domain-containing protein codes for the protein MGLRIGTNVSALNAQKNLYMTRINADKSMARLASGMRINQAADDAAGLAISENLKGQIRGIRQANRNANDGISLVQVAEGSLNEVSNMLIRFRELGVQAASDTIGDTERKFLDVEYQQLKSEVQRITESTKFNGYDLLNGTGGMIDIQVGVNNDAFQDRISFNSGAANSSLEALGLTAESVATKEGAQLSLATVDNALTSVNAIRANFGALQNRLVSTSNNLLISDENLSAANSRIRDTDVAAETSEMTRNNILLQAGVSVLGQANQSQQLALKLLG
- a CDS encoding FAD-binding oxidoreductase; protein product: MKRRTFLKFGGALVAQSVIASSLLDSVFLSTAHGQTVSIRDLKNSLPADQAMILVPQDAQFASYQQAFNKRTLKTPIVRVLCSTPQAVAISIQWAQANKVPLAVRSGGHSFEGLSQGTGLIIDTRPMSQFQISSDKQTFIAGAGALLGNVYTELAKDGRAVPAGSCPTVGITGHTLGGGYGLLARPLGLACDSLLKVEMVNAKGEIIQCSADENKDLFWALRGGGAGSFGIVTKLQFKTHEVSHVYTYGMSWKVSPEVAAQLMKTWQQWAPESPREITSLMKVSRGKDGLINVRALGQTVGTENILRSELARLSAIAQPESLNIKDLDFMSSVRHFGGSFDQEYIFMKGKSDYIKQVMSDEGIAVLLKKIPSGIDVIFDSYGGAIRDVADDATAFAHRTGTVSSLQYYTQWFKEADGKAKLETMKTFHDALRPYMSGAAYFNYCDLDIKDYARAYWGNNLQRLIDIKVQHDPNNFFAHAQSIPLKKGS